The Orcinus orca chromosome 4, mOrcOrc1.1, whole genome shotgun sequence genome includes a region encoding these proteins:
- the PPID gene encoding peptidyl-prolyl cis-trans isomerase D isoform X2 has translation MSHPSPQAKPSNPSNPRVFLDVDVGGERVGRIVLELFADIVPKTAENFRALCTGEKGIGPTTGKPLHFKGCPFHRIIKKFMIQGGDFSNQNGTGGESIYGEKFEDENFHYKHDKEGLLSMANAGRNTNGSQFFITMVPTPHLDGKHVVFGQVIKGMGVARILENVEVKGEQPAKLCVTADCGELKGGDDWGIFPKDGSGDSHPDFPEDADIDVKDVDKILLITEDLKNIGNTFFKSQNWEMAIKKYTKVLRYVEGSKAATENAGRAKLQPVTLSCLLNIGACKLKLSDWQGAVDSCLEALEIDPANTKALYRRAQGWQGLKEYDQALADLKKAQEIAPEDKAIQAELLKVKQKIKAQKDKEKAAYAKMFA, from the exons ATGTCGCACCCGTCTCCCCAGGCTAAGCCGTCCAACCCCAGTAACCCCCGAGTCTTCTTGGACGTGGACGTCGGAGGGGAGCGAG ttggtCGAATTGTCTTGGAATTGTTTGCAGATATTGTACCCAAAACTGCAGAAAATTTTCGTGCATTGTGTACAGGAGAAAAAGGCATTGGACCCACCACTGGGAAACCTCTACATTTCAAAGGATGTCCTTTCCATAGAA ttaTTAAGAAATTTATGATTCAGGGTGGAGACTTCTCAAATCAGAATGGGACAGGTGGAGAAAGTATTTATGGTGAAAAATTTGAAGATGAAAATTTCCATTATAAG CATGATAAGGAGGGATTACTGAGCATGGCAAATGCAGGCCGCAACACAAACGGCTCTCAGTTCTTCATCACGATGGTTCCGACTCCTCACTTGGATGGCAAACACGTGGTGTTTGGCCAAGTGATTAAAGGAATGGGTGTGGCAAGGATTCTGGAGAATGTGGAGGTGAAAGGTGAACAACCTGCCAAA TTGTGCGTTACTGCAGACTGCGGAGAACTGAAGGGAGGGGATGATTGGGGAATATTCCCCAAGGATGGATCTGGTGACAGTCATCCAGACTTCCCCGAGGATGCAGACATAGATGTAAAAGAT gtagataaaattttattaataacgGAAGACTTAAAAAACATTGGAAATACTTTTTTCAAATCCCAGAACTGGGAGATGgccattaaaaaatacacaaaagttttaag GTATGTGGAAGGCTCGAAGGCTGCTACTGAGAACGCAGGCAGAGCAAAGCTGCAGCCTGTCACTTTGAGCTGCCTGCTGAATATCGGAGCTTGCAAACTGAAGCTGTCCGATTGGCAGGGAGCAGTCGACAGCTGTTTGGAG GCCCTTGAAATAGATCCGGCAAATACCAAAGCACTGTACCGTAGAGCCCAAGGATGGCAAGGACTAAAAGAATACGACCAAGCATTG GCTGATCTTAAGAAAGCTCAGGAGATAGCACCAGAGGATAAAG CTATCCAGGCAGAATTGCTGAAAGTCAAGCAAAAGATAAAGGCacagaaagataaagagaaggcaGCTTACGCAAAAATGTTTGCTTAA
- the PPID gene encoding peptidyl-prolyl cis-trans isomerase D isoform X1, with protein sequence MSHPSPQAKPSNPSNPRVFLDVDVGGERVGRIVLELFADIVPKTAENFRALCTGEKGIGPTTGKPLHFKGCPFHRIIKKFMIQGGDFSNQNGTGGESIYGEKFEDENFHYKHDKEGLLSMANAGRNTNGSQFFITMVPTPHLDGKHVVFGQVIKGMGVARILENVEVKGEQPAKLCVTADCGELKGGDDWGIFPKDGSGDSHPDFPEDADIDVKDVDKILLITEDLKNIGNTFFKSQNWEMAIKKYTKVLRYVEGSKAATENAGRAKLQPVTLSCLLNIGACKLKLSDWQGAVDSCLEALEIDPANTKALYRRAQGWQGLKEYDQALADLKKAQEIAPEDKDTAERLFQARLQACWRKHKSGSCLQLTLQPLSTCLKTVCSAVL encoded by the exons ATGTCGCACCCGTCTCCCCAGGCTAAGCCGTCCAACCCCAGTAACCCCCGAGTCTTCTTGGACGTGGACGTCGGAGGGGAGCGAG ttggtCGAATTGTCTTGGAATTGTTTGCAGATATTGTACCCAAAACTGCAGAAAATTTTCGTGCATTGTGTACAGGAGAAAAAGGCATTGGACCCACCACTGGGAAACCTCTACATTTCAAAGGATGTCCTTTCCATAGAA ttaTTAAGAAATTTATGATTCAGGGTGGAGACTTCTCAAATCAGAATGGGACAGGTGGAGAAAGTATTTATGGTGAAAAATTTGAAGATGAAAATTTCCATTATAAG CATGATAAGGAGGGATTACTGAGCATGGCAAATGCAGGCCGCAACACAAACGGCTCTCAGTTCTTCATCACGATGGTTCCGACTCCTCACTTGGATGGCAAACACGTGGTGTTTGGCCAAGTGATTAAAGGAATGGGTGTGGCAAGGATTCTGGAGAATGTGGAGGTGAAAGGTGAACAACCTGCCAAA TTGTGCGTTACTGCAGACTGCGGAGAACTGAAGGGAGGGGATGATTGGGGAATATTCCCCAAGGATGGATCTGGTGACAGTCATCCAGACTTCCCCGAGGATGCAGACATAGATGTAAAAGAT gtagataaaattttattaataacgGAAGACTTAAAAAACATTGGAAATACTTTTTTCAAATCCCAGAACTGGGAGATGgccattaaaaaatacacaaaagttttaag GTATGTGGAAGGCTCGAAGGCTGCTACTGAGAACGCAGGCAGAGCAAAGCTGCAGCCTGTCACTTTGAGCTGCCTGCTGAATATCGGAGCTTGCAAACTGAAGCTGTCCGATTGGCAGGGAGCAGTCGACAGCTGTTTGGAG GCCCTTGAAATAGATCCGGCAAATACCAAAGCACTGTACCGTAGAGCCCAAGGATGGCAAGGACTAAAAGAATACGACCAAGCATTG GCTGATCTTAAGAAAGCTCAGGAGATAGCACCAGAGGATAAAG ATACTGCAGAGCGCCTGTTCCAGGCCAGACTCCAGGCGTGCTGGAGAAAGCACAAGTCAGGGTCCTGCCTTCAGCTTACACTGCAGCCACTGTCCACGTGTCTGAAGACTGTGTGCTCTGCTGTCCTGTAA
- the PPID gene encoding peptidyl-prolyl cis-trans isomerase D isoform X3 — protein sequence MRFLNLVFLIVIKKFMIQGGDFSNQNGTGGESIYGEKFEDENFHYKHDKEGLLSMANAGRNTNGSQFFITMVPTPHLDGKHVVFGQVIKGMGVARILENVEVKGEQPAKLCVTADCGELKGGDDWGIFPKDGSGDSHPDFPEDADIDVKDVDKILLITEDLKNIGNTFFKSQNWEMAIKKYTKVLRYVEGSKAATENAGRAKLQPVTLSCLLNIGACKLKLSDWQGAVDSCLEALEIDPANTKALYRRAQGWQGLKEYDQALADLKKAQEIAPEDKDTAERLFQARLQACWRKHKSGSCLQLTLQPLSTCLKTVCSAVL from the exons ATGCGTTTTCTGAATCTGGTTTTCCTTATAG ttaTTAAGAAATTTATGATTCAGGGTGGAGACTTCTCAAATCAGAATGGGACAGGTGGAGAAAGTATTTATGGTGAAAAATTTGAAGATGAAAATTTCCATTATAAG CATGATAAGGAGGGATTACTGAGCATGGCAAATGCAGGCCGCAACACAAACGGCTCTCAGTTCTTCATCACGATGGTTCCGACTCCTCACTTGGATGGCAAACACGTGGTGTTTGGCCAAGTGATTAAAGGAATGGGTGTGGCAAGGATTCTGGAGAATGTGGAGGTGAAAGGTGAACAACCTGCCAAA TTGTGCGTTACTGCAGACTGCGGAGAACTGAAGGGAGGGGATGATTGGGGAATATTCCCCAAGGATGGATCTGGTGACAGTCATCCAGACTTCCCCGAGGATGCAGACATAGATGTAAAAGAT gtagataaaattttattaataacgGAAGACTTAAAAAACATTGGAAATACTTTTTTCAAATCCCAGAACTGGGAGATGgccattaaaaaatacacaaaagttttaag GTATGTGGAAGGCTCGAAGGCTGCTACTGAGAACGCAGGCAGAGCAAAGCTGCAGCCTGTCACTTTGAGCTGCCTGCTGAATATCGGAGCTTGCAAACTGAAGCTGTCCGATTGGCAGGGAGCAGTCGACAGCTGTTTGGAG GCCCTTGAAATAGATCCGGCAAATACCAAAGCACTGTACCGTAGAGCCCAAGGATGGCAAGGACTAAAAGAATACGACCAAGCATTG GCTGATCTTAAGAAAGCTCAGGAGATAGCACCAGAGGATAAAG ATACTGCAGAGCGCCTGTTCCAGGCCAGACTCCAGGCGTGCTGGAGAAAGCACAAGTCAGGGTCCTGCCTTCAGCTTACACTGCAGCCACTGTCCACGTGTCTGAAGACTGTGTGCTCTGCTGTCCTGTAA